Part of the Neorhodopirellula lusitana genome is shown below.
TGTGGCCGATTTGAAGCTTGTCGTCGATGATGTCAAGAAATGTGGCTTTCGATCGAAGTTCATTTTAGTGGAGCATCCTGAACAAAAGGCCCACCGGCATTTGCATCATATCGATGCCATGATCGATGCTGCCAAAGCGATCACGGATTCGGCCAAAACACTCGCCAAGGCAATTTTCTTGTGCGTCGGTAAGGCGGAAGCGCGTGTGCATGGCTGTGATCTACAAAAAGTGCATTTTCATGAAGTCGGCGCGGTGGATTCGATTGCCGACATCGTGGGTGTGGCGATTGCAATTGATGCACTTGGCGTGCAAAGTGTTTCTTCATCACCAGTGCCCACAGGTACAGGCTCGATTACGATCGATCATGGGCGCGTTGCGGTGCCGGCTCCCGCGACAGCCGAGATCTTGATTGGCGTGCCAATCGCCGAATGCGCCATTGAATCCGAGCTGACAACGCCGACCGGTGCCGCGATCATCAAGACGCTCACCGAACGCTTTCCCTCCGCTCGCCCGTTCGGTCCTTCGCCGGCCATGGTCGCCTATCGGGTCGGCTACGGTGCCGGATCTCGTGACCTGCCGGGACAAGCGAATGTGCTGCGGATCACAATGGGAGAATTACAGTCGGGGACCAATCATCCCGGGCAACTCGAAGCCGACCGCGTCACGCTGTTGGAAACCAACATCGATGATGCAACCGGCGAAGAACTTGCCGACGTTGCCGAACGGTTGTTCGCCGCCGGTGCACTGGATGTCTGGCAAACGCCGTGCGTGATGAAGAAGGGGCGACTTGCTTGTGTCTT
Proteins encoded:
- the larC gene encoding nickel pincer cofactor biosynthesis protein LarC, which translates into the protein MRTHLHFDCLSGISGDMTLASLIDLGVDVDHIRRGLDSLNVADLKLVVDDVKKCGFRSKFILVEHPEQKAHRHLHHIDAMIDAAKAITDSAKTLAKAIFLCVGKAEARVHGCDLQKVHFHEVGAVDSIADIVGVAIAIDALGVQSVSSSPVPTGTGSITIDHGRVAVPAPATAEILIGVPIAECAIESELTTPTGAAIIKTLTERFPSARPFGPSPAMVAYRVGYGAGSRDLPGQANVLRITMGELQSGTNHPGQLEADRVTLLETNIDDATGEELADVAERLFAAGALDVWQTPCVMKKGRLACVLAVLCGGSKVTAMQNLLFENTSTIGIRRQVLERTKLVRRSVTVKTDYGTARGKVVTLPNGNERFTIEDDEAKRLATAAKVTTSEIREKALLAWRSE